One Prunus dulcis chromosome 7, ALMONDv2, whole genome shotgun sequence DNA segment encodes these proteins:
- the LOC117634048 gene encoding dynamin-related protein 4C-like gives MVGGKQATASKRKPSTAILNGEGSVALVPVSQDAVPINCAPIVSSYNDKIRPLLDAVDKLRNLMVMDEGIQLPTIVVVGDQSSGKSSVLESLAGISLPRGQGICTRVPLIMRLQHHSSPQPELSLEYNGIIDPTDEDNISDDIVKATNAIAGGGKGISNTPLTLLVKKNGVPDLTMVDLPGITRVPVHGQPENIYDQIKDMIMEYIKPEESIILNVLSASVDFATCESIQMSQSVDKTGERTLAVVTKVDKAPAEGLLEKVTGDDVNIGLGYVCVRNRIGDETYEEALAIAHELFQTHSLLSKIDKSIVGIPVLAQKLVQIQANSIARNLPEIVKKINDKLNYCLSELNTMPKSLSSVAEAMTAFMQIIGMAKESLRKILLRGEFEEYPKDRRMHCTARLVEMLNQYSDGLHKCDESDPKMNFLVEEINILEEAKGIALPNFLPRNAFLTILQGKVSGISSIPIGFVEQVWSYVEEVVISVLMRHSENYYQLQLSARRAGHNLMAKMKERSTEWMKEIVDMEKLADYTCDPEYVSEWNRLMSQQNAFIDGVLNDEKRPSVVAIEGIGEVEVGVLRQFPHVLGQAFDLKMRMTAYWKVVLRRFVDCMALHLQLSVSNLVNKEMEAEIVNELMGPYGGGIEKMLEESPAVAVKRDKLKKSIKKLTDSKVVLAKIMDSINSYGD, from the coding sequence ATGGTAGGAGGAAAGCAAGCTACTGCCTCCAAGAGAAAACCAAGTACTGCAATTTTAAATGGTGAAGGCTCAGTTGCACTGGTTCCGGTATCACAAGATGCGGTACCTATCAACTGTGCTCCTATTGTGTCTTCCTACAATGACAAAATTCGTCCCCTGCTCGATGCGGTTGACAAGCTCCGTAACTTGATGGTAATGGATGAAGGCATTCAGCTCCCCACAATTGTGGTGGTTGGGGATCAATCATCTGGAAAATCCAGTGTCCTCGAATCTTTGGCTGGCATCAGTCTCCCTCGAGGTCAAGGTATCTGCACAAGGGTACCTCTGATAATGAGGCTGCAGCACCACTCAAGCCCTCAGCCAGAGCTTTCATTGGAGTACAATGGCATAATTGATCCTACTGATGAAGACAACATCTCTGACGATATTGTTAAGGCAACTAATGCTATCGCAGGGGGAGGGAAAGGAATTTCTAACACCCCATTGACGCTGTTAGTGAAGAAAAATGGTGTTCCTGATTTGACTATGGTGGATTTGCCTGGGATCACTAGGGTCCCAGTTCATGGTCAGCCTGAAAATATTTATGACCAGATCAAAGACATGATCATGGAATACATAAAGCCAGAGGAGAGTATCATTTTGAATGTGTTGTCTGCGAGTGTTGATTTTGCTACCTGTGAATCGATTCAAATGTCGCAGAGTGTGGATAAGACTGGGGAAAGGACGCTGGCCGTGGTTACGAAAGTTGATAAGGCACCTGCTGAAGGACTTCTTGAGAAGGTTACTGGCGATGACGTCAACATTGGACTTGGTTATGTCTGTGTGAGGAATCGCATTGGAGATGAAACGTATGAAGAGGCACTGGCCATTGCTCATGAACTATTTCAGACTCATTCTCTGCTGTCGAAGATCGACAAATCTATTGTCGGTATTCCAGTTTTGGCGCAAAAGTTGGTGCAAATTCAAGCTAACAGCATAGCAAGAAACTTGCCGGAAATTGTGAAGAAGATTAATGACAAGCTGAATTACTGCCTTTCTGAACTGAATACAATGCCAAAGAGTCTTTCGTCTGTTGCTGAGGCAATGACTGCTTTCATGCAGATCATTGGCATGGCTAAAGAATCTCTTAGGAAGATTCTTCTGAGAGGAGAATTTGAAGAGTACCCTAAAGACAGGCGCATGCATTGCACTGCTAGATTGGTTGAGATGCTCAATCAGTACTCAGATGGACTTCACAAATGTGATGAAAGTGACCCTAAGATGAACTTCTTGGTTGAAGAGATCAACATATTGGAGGAAGCAAAAGGTATAGCTCTTCCGAATTTTCTTCCTCGCAATGCTTTTCTTACTATCTTGCAGGGAAAGGTGAGCGGAATTTCGAGCATACCAATTGGGTTTGTGGAGCAGGTGTGGAGTTATGTTGAGGAAGTGGTTATTTCTGTGTTGATGCGGCACTCAGAAAATTATTATCAGCTTCAACTATCAGCGAGGCGTGCTGGACATAATCTGATGGCTAAGATGAAGGAAAGGTCGACAGAGTGGATGAAGGAAATTGTGGACATGGAGAAGCTTGCAGATTATACATGTGATCCGGAGTATGTTTCTGAATGGAATAGGCTGATGTCTCAACAGAATGCTTTCATAGATGGGGTGTTAAATGATGAGAAACGCCCTTCTGTTGTAGCTATAGAAGGTATTGGGGAGGTGGAGGTTGGTGTTTTGAGGCAGTTCCCTCATGTGTTAGGTCAAGCTTTTGATCTGAAAATGAGGATGACTGCTTATTGGAAGGTTGTTTTAAGGAGGTTTGTTGACTGTATGGCACTGCATTTGCAGCTGTCTGTATCCAACCTGGTGAACAAGGAAATGGAAGCTGAGATTGTAAATGAGTTGATGGGTCCTTACGGTGGTGGCATTGAGAAAATGTTAGAGGAGTCGCCGGCTGTAGCGGTGAAGCGTGATAAACTGAAAAAGAGTATCAAGAAGTTGACAGACTCCAAGGTGGTTTTAGCGAAGATCATGGACAGCATCAATTCTTATGGCGATTAA